Below is a genomic region from Desulfobacter sp..
TGTTCTGGAGATGCCCATAGCGTTTGCCATTGGCATTTCATCCATGTTTGCCCTCATGAGTCAGGATGTCCCCCTAATTTTGATCTCTCATTATATGTTTTCCGGTGTCGACTCCTTTGTACTCTGCGCCATTCCCATGTTTGTACTGGCCGGAGAAATAATGCTCTATGGTGGAATGACAAAATCCTTGACCGATCTGTCTGATGTTCTGGTTGGTAAAATAAGAGGCGGGCTCGGTCATACCAATATTATGGCCAGCATTTTTTTTGCCGGCATCACAGGATCGGCCACAGCTGACACGACTGCCATTGGCTCCATCCTTATTCCTGCTATGTCCGGGAAAGGTTACAGCCGAGCATACAGTACCGCAATCACCATTGCTTCATCAGTAATAGGTCCCATCATTCCGCCCAGTCTGACATTCGTAATATATGCTCTGGCCGTGGGCAATGTGTCCATCGGGGGATTATTCTTAGCCGGTATCATACCGGGCATTCTCACCGGTGTCGGATTAATGGTTATAAACTATATCATCAGCCGCAATCGCAATTATGAAAAACGGACAGAGTCCTATTCCTGGGAAGAGATTTTAAAAATTGTAAGGCAAAGCGCTATTGTTTTAGTGATGCCTCTTTTGATCGTAATCGGTGTCATTAGCGGGGTTTATACTGCAACTGAATCAGCTGCAGCAGCTTCAGCATATGCGCTTGTTGTGTGTTTGCTGCTTTTTCGGACTTTAAAAATCACTGACCTGAAAAAAATCTTTTTTAACAGTGCCAAGGTCAGCTCCATCATGTTCCTGCTTTTAGCCACCAGTAATCTGTTCAACTATGTTCTGGCCACAGAAAATGTTCCCACACT
It encodes:
- a CDS encoding TRAP transporter large permease — its product is MTLTILIVTFILFIVLEMPIAFAIGISSMFALMSQDVPLILISHYMFSGVDSFVLCAIPMFVLAGEIMLYGGMTKSLTDLSDVLVGKIRGGLGHTNIMASIFFAGITGSATADTTAIGSILIPAMSGKGYSRAYSTAITIASSVIGPIIPPSLTFVIYALAVGNVSIGGLFLAGIIPGILTGVGLMVINYIISRNRNYEKRTESYSWEEILKIVRQSAIVLVMPLLIVIGVISGVYTATESAAAASAYALVVCLLLFRTLKITDLKKIFFNSAKVSSIMFLLLATSNLFNYVLATENVPTLMAETLHSMTDNPIIFLLLLNIMLLLIGCVVDLFPAIFIFAPIFAPVAASYGISPLHFGLIFCVNLLVGLNTPPVGSGLFVGAAIDNVKLEDLIREVNPLIIMEFVILLCITYIPAITMIIPKLAGF